From the candidate division KSB1 bacterium genome, one window contains:
- a CDS encoding choice-of-anchor D domain-containing protein, protein MKRSLHYLLPAMTALLSFASRAQDPPRLDRLTFRVDNQIVTCVGNARVEMTMIFDTTMDTTVTPQAKFGLSKPYSLNLPMIDRRWVDSLTFFARFNINEDVPSSGDGEYTFLISGARSKAGLTMPETSSDTLRNRRDEKATLFIDRRGLLRTSSESVAFGTLSFGSSRDSSIVLENGGCSSITITGYNLNSGSLPFALLQGSSNVILGRGERITLTLRFRPQRRGVAQGRLLIYFQRATLQRDTLRVALTGQARGPRLVLIPADTLRFGRVQVNTSVTATVQVINDSAGARTFTDPLAISSITSSNESIFTADTKALQIAAGDTKLVRVTFRPNEVRSYQAFLQFRSNDLTLAGGQRTLPMLGSASPTPQPPPPITSVNVNWNLYGGYPGYAAADTLYLCLPTVVPNVAFVRWKIIPGNVPPQSPTDYTGSGVPIINGSSLCFKIPLRGVVSAGRNNCWIWLDGTNGTSGYNNSPFYSPLYYYVGAPVLRNFYLGGGFSWPGGFPYYLNGGSIPFCWQVQDGRNIAEIRWRFVRDPNTRPASATDTTNGGYYRLATNDTVSSLTCVNLSLSKLRRLGQGNWYVYVWLVDKAGNSGHASAYRWPAEANRPFWFDTTSAGRPTSNSNGPWKRHIINGVLSTEIQSSTWFGAGQLLRFSFKLPANARDAARVFWKFKTPPASQIEAQGEAVLTRVANDSARFSVLFNSTDLCGDDSLYVWVADSAGNVNPNNYSAAHYRFDMCAPEIRRVKSLSNNVALIGQDFLDRLVVTDSLSGVDTVWVHYRLGGAATEAPPVPALRVSRTDTFRFTIPLAGVTRRGIEFRAVARDKVAGAYNGPNLGYGPINGNDCRSGSSSAENTWYPIRTRVIGEGDFRIDSDGRPVPLVSGDSTTSYQLISIPYDLDDGNAINVLKDDLGDYDAKQWRLFDYLPQNPPATRWQEGTKARTFTPGRAFFAITRKQNTVFDGGPGQTRRTVCPDTLTMYEGWNLIATPFNFPVHKRSLRLINADKDTVSLWSFERQWTFSDVMDPWRGYAIYVTRGQGVSTSAPLRLIVQPVAVPGRLGKVKTPAMAWQAGEWAVQISARAGEVQDQFNWAGIRRSADIGYDATEMAEPPVIGDYVAVSFPHPEWRQPAENFCTDFRASHDADQVWDFEVATNQTRREVRLHFTLVGDFPANVEVYLIDEALGLAQNLRTKAEYTFHSSSQPLQKRLKLLVGKPEFVSKQAGAIALVPEKFELLQNFPNPFNPETSIRYNLPEAAVVTLVIYDQLGRKVRTLVNQTAQPAGYHRAGWDGRDEAGRLVATGIYLYKITAGRHTQVRKMVLQK, encoded by the coding sequence ATGAAACGATCGCTACATTACCTCCTCCCGGCCATGACGGCCTTGTTGAGCTTTGCCAGCCGGGCGCAAGATCCCCCGCGTCTCGACCGCCTGACCTTTCGCGTGGACAACCAAATCGTGACGTGTGTCGGCAACGCCAGGGTCGAAATGACAATGATCTTCGACACCACCATGGACACCACCGTCACGCCCCAGGCGAAATTCGGTTTGAGCAAGCCCTATTCCCTCAATCTGCCAATGATCGACCGCCGCTGGGTCGACAGCCTCACCTTTTTCGCCCGCTTCAACATCAACGAAGACGTTCCCTCCAGCGGCGATGGCGAATACACGTTTCTGATCTCCGGAGCAAGAAGCAAAGCCGGCCTCACCATGCCGGAAACCAGCAGCGACACGCTGCGCAACCGCCGCGATGAAAAGGCCACGTTGTTCATCGACCGGCGCGGCTTGCTGCGCACCAGCTCCGAGTCCGTTGCTTTCGGCACCCTCTCTTTCGGCAGCTCGCGGGACAGCAGCATCGTGCTTGAAAATGGCGGCTGCAGCAGCATCACCATCACCGGCTACAATCTCAACAGCGGCTCGCTTCCTTTCGCGCTGTTGCAAGGCAGCAGCAACGTGATCCTGGGGCGGGGGGAGAGAATCACGCTCACCCTGCGCTTCCGGCCGCAGCGCCGGGGTGTGGCACAGGGGCGCCTGCTGATTTATTTCCAGCGTGCCACCCTGCAGCGGGACACGCTGCGTGTCGCGCTCACCGGCCAGGCGCGCGGCCCGCGGCTGGTGCTCATTCCCGCGGATACCCTGCGCTTTGGTCGCGTGCAGGTGAACACCAGCGTCACCGCCACGGTGCAGGTGATCAATGACAGCGCAGGCGCGCGCACGTTTACCGACCCCCTGGCGATCAGCAGCATCACCAGCTCGAACGAGTCAATCTTCACGGCGGACACCAAAGCTTTGCAAATCGCCGCGGGCGACACCAAACTCGTGCGCGTAACCTTCCGGCCCAACGAGGTCAGATCGTATCAGGCGTTTCTGCAATTCCGCAGCAATGATCTGACCCTGGCCGGGGGCCAGCGCACGCTGCCCATGCTAGGCAGTGCCAGCCCGACACCGCAGCCGCCACCGCCCATCACCTCGGTGAACGTGAACTGGAATCTCTACGGTGGCTATCCCGGCTATGCGGCGGCCGACACCCTCTATCTCTGCCTGCCCACCGTGGTGCCCAATGTTGCCTTCGTGCGCTGGAAAATCATTCCCGGCAACGTGCCGCCACAAAGCCCGACCGATTACACCGGCAGCGGCGTGCCCATCATCAATGGCAGCAGCCTGTGCTTCAAAATTCCGCTGCGCGGGGTGGTGAGTGCCGGTCGCAACAATTGCTGGATCTGGCTGGACGGCACCAACGGCACTTCGGGCTACAACAACAGCCCCTTCTACAGCCCGTTGTACTATTATGTCGGCGCGCCCGTGTTGAGGAACTTCTATCTCGGCGGCGGTTTCTCCTGGCCCGGCGGCTTTCCCTACTACCTCAATGGCGGCAGCATACCTTTCTGCTGGCAGGTGCAGGATGGCCGCAATATAGCGGAAATCCGCTGGCGTTTTGTGCGCGATCCCAACACCCGCCCCGCCTCTGCCACAGACACAACCAATGGCGGTTACTATCGCCTGGCGACCAACGACACCGTTTCCTCCCTCACTTGCGTCAATCTCTCACTCAGCAAGTTACGGCGACTGGGGCAGGGCAATTGGTATGTCTATGTCTGGCTGGTCGACAAAGCCGGCAATTCCGGCCATGCCAGTGCCTATCGCTGGCCAGCGGAAGCGAACCGGCCCTTCTGGTTCGATACCACCAGCGCCGGCCGCCCCACCAGCAATTCAAATGGACCCTGGAAGCGGCACATCATCAATGGCGTCCTTTCAACCGAGATTCAATCTTCCACCTGGTTTGGCGCCGGCCAGCTCTTGCGATTCTCCTTTAAATTGCCGGCCAATGCCCGCGATGCCGCCCGCGTCTTCTGGAAATTCAAAACGCCGCCCGCCAGCCAAATCGAAGCCCAGGGCGAGGCCGTGCTGACGCGCGTGGCCAACGACTCGGCGAGATTCTCGGTGTTGTTCAACTCCACGGATCTCTGTGGTGATGACAGCCTGTATGTTTGGGTGGCGGATTCCGCCGGCAATGTCAATCCGAATAATTACTCCGCGGCGCACTATCGCTTCGACATGTGCGCGCCGGAGATCCGCCGCGTCAAATCCCTCAGCAACAACGTCGCACTGATCGGCCAGGATTTCCTCGACCGGCTGGTGGTGACTGACAGTCTTTCGGGCGTCGACACCGTATGGGTGCATTACCGTCTGGGCGGTGCCGCCACAGAAGCGCCGCCGGTGCCGGCTTTGCGTGTGAGCCGGACCGACACCTTCCGCTTCACTATTCCGCTTGCCGGCGTCACCCGCCGCGGTATCGAGTTCCGTGCCGTGGCGCGTGACAAAGTGGCCGGGGCTTACAACGGACCCAACCTGGGCTACGGCCCGATTAATGGCAACGACTGTCGCAGTGGCAGTTCTTCCGCGGAAAATACCTGGTATCCCATCCGCACGCGCGTCATCGGCGAGGGCGATTTCCGTATCGACTCCGACGGCCGGCCCGTGCCGCTGGTTTCCGGCGATTCCACCACCAGCTATCAGTTGATCTCGATTCCCTATGATCTAGATGACGGCAACGCCATCAATGTCCTGAAGGATGATCTGGGCGACTACGATGCCAAGCAATGGCGGCTGTTCGACTACCTGCCGCAGAATCCGCCGGCTACGCGCTGGCAGGAAGGCACCAAAGCGCGGACGTTCACACCCGGCCGGGCCTTCTTCGCAATCACGCGCAAACAAAACACGGTGTTCGACGGCGGCCCGGGACAAACCCGGCGCACTGTATGCCCGGACACTCTGACGATGTACGAAGGCTGGAACCTGATTGCCACGCCTTTCAATTTCCCGGTGCACAAGCGCTCGCTGCGCCTGATCAACGCCGACAAGGACACCGTGAGTTTGTGGTCATTCGAGCGGCAGTGGACCTTCTCCGACGTGATGGATCCCTGGCGCGGCTATGCCATCTATGTCACACGCGGCCAGGGCGTTTCGACCTCTGCACCCTTGCGTTTGATCGTGCAGCCGGTGGCCGTGCCCGGTCGCCTCGGCAAAGTGAAGACGCCAGCCATGGCATGGCAGGCTGGTGAATGGGCGGTGCAAATCAGTGCACGCGCCGGCGAAGTTCAGGATCAGTTCAACTGGGCAGGCATCCGCCGGTCGGCTGATATCGGCTACGATGCCACGGAAATGGCGGAACCGCCCGTGATCGGCGACTATGTCGCCGTCTCGTTCCCGCATCCGGAATGGCGGCAGCCGGCTGAGAATTTCTGCACGGATTTCCGCGCCAGCCACGACGCTGACCAAGTGTGGGACTTCGAAGTGGCAACCAATCAAACCCGGCGTGAGGTGCGCCTGCATTTCACCCTGGTCGGCGACTTCCCTGCAAACGTCGAGGTGTATCTGATCGATGAAGCGCTGGGCCTCGCTCAAAACCTGCGGACGAAAGCTGAATACACATTTCACAGCAGCAGCCAGCCGCTGCAAAAGCGACTGAAGCTGCTGGTTGGCAAGCCGGAATTCGTCTCCAAGCAAGCCGGCGCCATCGCGCTGGTGCCGGAGAAGTTCGAGCTGCTGCAGAACTTCCCCAACCCCTTCAATCCCGAAACCAGCATTCGCTACAACCTGCCCGAAGCCGCGGTGGTGACGCTGGTGATCTATGACCAGCTCGGCCGCAAGGTGCGCACCCTGGTGAATCAGACAGCGCAACCGGCGGGCTATCACCGCGCGGGGTGGGATGGCCGCGATGAGGCCGGGCGGCTTGTAGCGACCGGCATCTATCTGTACAAAATCACCGCTGGCCGGCACACTCAGGTGCGCAAAATGGTTTTGCAAAAATAG
- a CDS encoding DUF3280 domain-containing protein has product MKKVISVILLPAFILTIVLQDLALAAPAGEGADPEGRVYSLAVLDLEPSGRISVADAGKITDRLRQELQTTGMFELLDKDQVMAGLAGTSLLESGCSTVECAIEAGRKLGVKLIVNGTINRIGPLYFIEVQIVHVKSGQIVQKVKDEVDGDFKKLEARIPTLTRRLVGTPSAGSATRQPAQTAESSQEVTAVENTAPTQTAPPAAEPAPDSSKSRSGKTLLVAGLLAVGVGAGIFAATAMGKDNNNNGNGGTGGTTPGTLPSPPTFP; this is encoded by the coding sequence ATGAAAAAAGTGATCAGCGTGATCCTGCTGCCGGCGTTCATTTTGACAATCGTGTTACAGGATCTGGCACTGGCTGCACCCGCAGGGGAGGGCGCAGACCCGGAGGGTCGTGTCTACTCGCTCGCGGTTCTGGATCTCGAGCCCAGCGGCCGCATCTCCGTGGCGGATGCCGGCAAAATCACCGACCGGTTGCGCCAGGAATTGCAAACCACCGGCATGTTCGAATTGCTCGACAAGGACCAGGTGATGGCCGGACTGGCAGGCACTTCCCTGCTGGAAAGTGGATGCAGCACGGTGGAATGTGCCATCGAGGCAGGCAGGAAGCTGGGCGTCAAGCTGATCGTCAATGGCACGATCAATCGCATTGGCCCGCTTTACTTTATTGAAGTGCAAATCGTGCATGTGAAAAGCGGCCAGATCGTGCAAAAGGTCAAAGATGAAGTCGATGGAGACTTCAAGAAACTCGAGGCCCGCATTCCGACATTAACCAGGCGGCTGGTCGGCACCCCCTCTGCCGGCAGCGCAACCAGGCAGCCCGCGCAAACCGCAGAGTCATCACAGGAAGTGACCGCAGTTGAAAACACTGCCCCCACTCAAACTGCGCCACCAGCCGCTGAGCCGGCGCCGGACAGCAGCAAGAGCAGGTCGGGTAAGACGCTGCTGGTTGCGGGACTGCTGGCGGTCGGAGTGGGCGCGGGCATTTTCGCGGCCACCGCCATGGGCAAAGACAACAACAACAACGGCAATGGCGGCACTGGCGGTACCACTCCCGGCACCTTGCCTTCCCCACCCACTTTTCCATGA
- a CDS encoding metal-dependent transcriptional regulator — translation MTRKKKSFTTQAIEDYLKTIHVLQANDAKVSTSAIASRMGVAQASVTGMLKKLDDMKLVEYSPYQGVSLTATGEKIALEVIRHHRLLELYLAQAMGYSWDKVHDEAEQLEHFISEEFEDKMAEALGQPTVDPHGSPIPSKDGVLPRLNCFALSQSRPEQRVIVRMVSDHDPERLRYLAQIGIFPQTEILILDVAPFNGPLHIQIKGQSHHLGKELADSILVDHA, via the coding sequence ATGACCAGGAAGAAAAAAAGCTTCACCACACAGGCGATTGAAGACTATCTCAAGACCATCCATGTCCTGCAGGCCAATGATGCCAAGGTTTCCACCTCGGCGATTGCCAGCCGCATGGGTGTGGCACAAGCTTCAGTGACCGGCATGCTGAAGAAGCTCGATGACATGAAGCTGGTGGAGTATTCCCCCTACCAGGGCGTGTCGTTGACCGCCACTGGTGAGAAAATCGCGCTGGAGGTCATTCGCCATCACCGCCTGCTCGAACTTTATCTCGCGCAGGCCATGGGCTATAGTTGGGACAAGGTGCACGACGAAGCCGAGCAGCTTGAACACTTCATCTCCGAGGAATTCGAAGACAAAATGGCTGAGGCGCTGGGCCAACCCACGGTCGATCCCCATGGCTCGCCCATTCCCTCCAAAGACGGTGTGCTGCCCCGCCTCAACTGTTTCGCCCTCTCCCAAAGCCGGCCCGAGCAGCGCGTGATCGTGCGCATGGTCTCCGATCACGACCCCGAGCGCCTGCGCTATTTGGCGCAAATCGGCATCTTCCCGCAGACCGAAATCCTGATTCTCGACGTCGCACCCTTCAACGGCCCGCTGCACATTCAGATCAAGGGCCAGAGCCATCACCTCGGCAAGGAGCTGGCGGATTCGATTCTGGTCGATCACGCCTGA